A portion of the Nitrospira defluvii genome contains these proteins:
- a CDS encoding shikimate kinase has product MNLVLIGYRGTGKSTVGKILARKLGRTVVSTDAEIVKRANLSVPEIVKQFGWDHFRDVESAVCRDVAAQDQLIIDTGGGAILRPENVEALRKTGTLIWLTATVETITRRIGGDTQRPSLTGTKSFTDEIREVLSERTPKYQAAATHVVQTDGVSSAQVADRILQLTSGQAGR; this is encoded by the coding sequence ATGAATCTCGTCCTGATCGGCTATCGTGGGACCGGCAAGAGCACGGTCGGAAAGATTCTCGCCCGCAAACTCGGGCGCACCGTCGTCTCCACCGATGCCGAGATCGTCAAGCGGGCGAATCTCTCCGTCCCTGAAATCGTCAAACAATTCGGATGGGACCATTTCCGCGATGTGGAGTCGGCGGTGTGTCGAGATGTGGCCGCGCAGGATCAGCTGATCATCGATACCGGTGGTGGTGCTATTTTGCGGCCGGAGAACGTGGAGGCGCTGCGAAAGACCGGCACGTTGATCTGGCTGACCGCGACCGTCGAAACCATTACGCGCCGGATCGGCGGTGATACGCAGCGCCCGTCGCTGACCGGCACGAAATCGTTCACGGACGAAATCCGCGAGGTGTTGAGCGAGCGCACCCCGAAGTATCAGGCTGCCGCCACCCATGTGGTGCAGACAGACGGAGTCTCCTCGGCACAAGTGGCCGATCGCATTCTTCAGCTGACATCCGGTCAGGCTGGTCGGTGA
- a CDS encoding shikimate dehydrogenase codes for MDITTHTQWCGILGNPVEHSLSPAIHNAAFQKLGLDLVYLAFRVEALGDAIKGIRALGNARGFSVTIPHKVAAIPFLDEVEPTAKHIGAINTIVVEDGRLKGYNTDASGALRALKEGGALLDGHRVLILGSGGAARAIAFAIATGSNIAGLTILGIEEGERQRLVRDLRDKTGVPIEDGPLTLDMLRNWVPHVRTLIHCTPVGMSPQVGDSCVPANLFRPELTVMDIVYNPRETKLLQEAKAAGCRTIPGLEMFLNQAVMQFELWTKQSAPVDIMRHVLESRFV; via the coding sequence ATGGACATTACCACTCACACCCAATGGTGCGGCATTCTCGGAAATCCGGTTGAGCATTCCCTCTCACCGGCGATTCACAATGCGGCCTTTCAGAAACTGGGGCTCGATCTCGTGTATCTGGCCTTTCGCGTAGAAGCGCTCGGCGATGCGATCAAAGGCATTCGGGCGCTGGGAAACGCCCGCGGGTTCAGTGTGACGATCCCACACAAGGTGGCGGCGATTCCCTTCCTGGACGAGGTGGAACCGACGGCCAAACACATCGGCGCCATCAATACCATCGTGGTCGAGGACGGGCGGCTCAAGGGCTATAACACTGACGCCTCGGGCGCTCTGCGCGCGTTGAAGGAAGGCGGCGCGCTGCTGGATGGGCATCGGGTGCTGATACTCGGTTCTGGTGGTGCGGCGCGTGCGATTGCCTTCGCGATCGCCACCGGAAGCAATATTGCCGGTCTCACCATCCTGGGGATCGAGGAGGGGGAACGGCAGCGGCTGGTGCGGGATCTGCGGGACAAAACCGGGGTCCCGATTGAGGACGGTCCGCTGACGCTGGACATGCTCCGCAACTGGGTCCCGCATGTCCGCACGTTGATTCACTGTACGCCGGTCGGCATGTCGCCCCAGGTCGGAGACTCCTGCGTTCCGGCCAATCTGTTCAGGCCGGAACTGACGGTGATGGATATCGTCTACAATCCGCGCGAGACGAAACTTCTGCAGGAGGCCAAGGCGGCAGGGTGCCGAACCATTCCAGGCTTAGAGATGTTCCTCAACCAAGCCGTGATGCAGTTTGAGCTGTGGACGAAACAGTCGGCGCCGGTCGACATCATGCGGCATGTGCTGGAGTCTCGTTTTGTTTAA
- a CDS encoding SDR family NAD(P)-dependent oxidoreductase, translating into MNRLQGKVAIITGGNAGIGEAIAKLFADEGAQVVVTGRRKEELDRVVKGIGVNGGRALAVAGSVTDEAHVKEVVAQATRTFGKLHILVNNAGIGDFGKRLHEMDDATWANVLDINLTGVFRMTRAALPELIKSGGGSIINISTVASLVGIRGLSAYAASKGGLDALTRSLAVDYAQDHIRCNAVNPGLVDTPMAAPLMADPASLEPIMAQYAIRRPGKPEEVAKMVLYLASDESTWVTGGTFPIDGGMTIHKG; encoded by the coding sequence CCATCATCACCGGAGGCAATGCGGGTATCGGAGAGGCCATTGCCAAATTGTTTGCGGATGAAGGCGCGCAGGTGGTCGTGACCGGCCGCAGGAAAGAGGAACTCGACCGGGTCGTCAAGGGGATCGGCGTCAATGGCGGGCGAGCGCTGGCTGTGGCCGGCTCCGTCACCGATGAAGCCCATGTCAAAGAGGTGGTCGCACAGGCCACGCGCACATTCGGCAAACTGCATATTCTGGTGAACAATGCCGGGATCGGCGATTTTGGGAAGCGGCTCCACGAAATGGACGATGCCACATGGGCGAACGTGTTGGACATTAACCTGACTGGCGTGTTCCGCATGACGCGAGCCGCACTTCCCGAGCTGATCAAGAGCGGCGGCGGGTCGATCATCAACATTTCCACCGTCGCCAGCTTGGTCGGGATTCGCGGATTGTCGGCCTACGCAGCGTCGAAAGGCGGGTTGGATGCATTGACCCGATCCTTGGCCGTCGATTATGCCCAGGATCACATTCGCTGTAATGCGGTGAACCCCGGTTTGGTCGACACACCGATGGCGGCGCCGTTGATGGCTGATCCGGCCAGCCTGGAGCCCATCATGGCGCAGTATGCCATCCGGCGGCCCGGTAAGCCCGAGGAAGTCGCCAAGATGGTGCTGTACCTGGCCTCCGACGAGTCGACCTGGGTCACCGGCGGAACGTTCCCGATCGACGGGGGCATGACCATTCACAAGGGTTAG